One region of Drosophila teissieri strain GT53w chromosome 2L, Prin_Dtei_1.1, whole genome shotgun sequence genomic DNA includes:
- the LOC122611763 gene encoding uncharacterized protein LOC122611763, with product MGTLQALGTRHTLLPKSSPDVKKLSAGNRVILGHVGVNRSEKQQMISLFTPARRYYGPLELEPQPLQLTPARRLANLMCPGNDRRRLTATLQPKPARRSARWYIVAATRRQASL from the exons ATGGGCACCCTACAGGCGCTTGGGACTCGACATACCCTTCTACCAAAATCCAGTCCAGACGTCAAAAAGCTCTCCGCTGGAAATCGTGTCATCCTTGGGCATGTGGGGGTCAACAGGTCCGAGAAGCAGCAGATGATCTCCTTATTCACGCCTGCGCGCAGATACTATG GTCCACTGGAACTAGAACCGCAGCCGCTGCAACTGACGCCTGCGCGCAGATTGGCTAACCTGATGTGTCCTGGTAACGATCGCCGACGACTGACAGCAACTCTCCAGCCAAAGCCTGCGCGCAGATCTGCTCGCTGGTATATCGTTGCAGCGACTCGGCGACAAGCCTCCCTGTAG
- the LOC122625158 gene encoding uncharacterized protein LOC122625158, with protein MHAFQLWLAKSMRRSVTSSTGRSRLAIGLSNHLPVQYGLGRGQARSMPSGSRGKTLPSANSAVAVPAASECVTAYMSPKSRGPAPVCIYEPLPLLLQASERWAA; from the exons ATGCATGCATTCCAACTGTGGCTGGCGAAAAGCATGCGGCGCAGTGTGACGTCATCAACAGGAAGAAGCCGGTTGGCc ATCGGATTGTCGAATCATTTGCCGGTCCAATACGGTTTGGGCAGGGGCCAAGCTAGGAGTATGCCATCTGGCAGCCGCGGCAAAACATTGCCCTCTGCCAACTCCGCCGTTGCTGTCCCAGCTGCCAGTGAGTGTGTCACCGCCTACATGAGCCCGAAGAGCCGAGGGCCGGCGCCAGTTTGCATTTATGagccgctgccgttgctgctgcaggcATCGGAAAGGTGGGCAGCGTAG